A DNA window from Mucilaginibacter xinganensis contains the following coding sequences:
- a CDS encoding DUF4932 domain-containing protein gives MRKSILIMLIALLPAQVFCQDQLNVTVHPGVELFTIVQILAGKYAEPNPSAYSKEVMDYFGKYKEHPAVKKAISFDKVYPDLVELGWCMSDFPNIKIYEPADLNWYKMYGKENVLEYIRLCKDFFNDTHFWQFFQQHQARYNKWGDELKANVDSGKLIKKLQDFYKYDTAIHWYICIDPLNSWGSHAIMTKTLNPQFSAWLVYNTGYFKDNASVNTDPIFEFKNFENLVWHEGSHVYINSLLKKYEKDISELDYLFNKDDEGMKRNQISNWPYCFDENMVRSITASLYKKYSTEEAYKRQMAREKANNFIYVEDLAPFIYNNYLNSNKYKNFADFFPEILKYIKNKCPKKA, from the coding sequence ATGAGAAAATCAATACTGATCATGCTGATCGCGTTACTGCCCGCACAGGTATTTTGCCAGGATCAACTTAATGTTACAGTTCATCCCGGCGTGGAGCTGTTTACTATTGTACAAATTCTGGCAGGTAAGTATGCAGAGCCCAATCCATCAGCTTACAGTAAAGAGGTAATGGATTATTTTGGAAAATACAAAGAGCACCCCGCCGTAAAAAAGGCAATATCATTTGATAAAGTTTATCCCGACCTGGTTGAGCTGGGCTGGTGCATGAGCGACTTCCCCAATATTAAAATTTATGAGCCTGCTGACCTTAACTGGTATAAAATGTACGGTAAAGAAAACGTGCTTGAATACATCAGGCTCTGCAAAGATTTTTTTAACGACACCCACTTCTGGCAATTTTTCCAGCAGCACCAGGCACGGTATAACAAATGGGGCGATGAGCTGAAGGCCAATGTTGATTCGGGAAAGCTGATAAAAAAGTTGCAGGATTTTTATAAATACGATACGGCGATCCACTGGTACATTTGCATCGACCCGCTAAACAGCTGGGGATCACACGCCATAATGACCAAAACACTTAACCCACAATTTTCTGCCTGGCTGGTGTATAATACCGGATATTTTAAAGACAACGCTTCCGTAAACACCGATCCTATTTTTGAATTCAAAAATTTTGAAAACCTGGTATGGCATGAGGGAAGCCATGTTTATATAAATAGCCTGCTTAAGAAATACGAAAAAGATATAAGCGAATTGGATTACCTGTTTAACAAGGATGATGAAGGCATGAAACGAAACCAGATCAGCAATTGGCCTTATTGTTTTGATGAAAATATGGTGCGGTCAATAACCGCATCCCTTTATAAAAAATACAGCACGGAGGAAGCTTATAAACGCCAGATGGCCCGCGAAAAAGCAAACAATTTTATTTATGTGGAGGATCTTGCACCGTTTATTTATAATAATTACCTCAATTCAAACAAGTATAAAAACTTCGCTGATTTTTTCCCGGAGATTTTAAAGTACATTAAAAATAAATGCCCCAAAAAAGCCTGA
- a CDS encoding Rne/Rng family ribonuclease has product MIKELIIDSSPSGTTIALLQDKQLVELHKEQTSNNYTVGDIYLGRIKKIMPGLNAAFVDVGYEKDAFLHYLDLGPQVQSLLKLTKQVRSGGYQSKLLDNFKLESDINKGGKISELLSKNQLIPVQIAKEPISTKGPRLSSDISIAGRYVVLVPFSEVISISKKIKSNTERNRLRKIVESIKPKHFGVIIRTVSEGKGVAEMQKDLLDLVSKWEAFITRLPSIEPAKKALGEIDRTSTLLRDILNPDFQHIYVNDNSMFEEVRSYVHEISPDLESIVKFHKNSVPIFEHYGIDKQIKGAFGKTVNLAGGAYLVIEHTEALHVIDVNSGNRTASKENQEENAFQVNKEAAKEIARQLRLRDMGGIVVIDFIDMHKPNNRKDLFDYLRGEMAHDRAKHTILPPSKFGLVQITRQRVRPEMNIVTSEVCPTCNGTGTIRPTILLLDDIETNFNYILVEQNEKNITLTVHPYIEAYIKQGFINRQMKWFLKYSQWIKVKSNPAYQITEFHFFSGKDEEIKL; this is encoded by the coding sequence TTGATAAAAGAATTAATTATCGATTCATCCCCCAGCGGGACTACTATTGCATTATTACAGGACAAACAGCTTGTAGAACTTCATAAAGAGCAAACCAGCAATAATTATACTGTTGGTGATATTTACCTTGGCCGTATCAAAAAGATAATGCCAGGGTTAAATGCTGCTTTTGTTGATGTAGGATATGAGAAAGATGCCTTTTTGCATTACCTTGATCTTGGCCCGCAGGTACAAAGCCTGCTTAAGCTGACCAAGCAAGTACGTAGCGGGGGATATCAGTCAAAGCTTTTAGATAACTTTAAGCTGGAGAGTGATATTAATAAAGGGGGTAAAATCTCTGAGTTATTATCTAAAAATCAGCTTATACCTGTACAGATAGCCAAGGAGCCTATTTCAACAAAAGGCCCCCGTTTAAGTTCAGATATATCTATAGCCGGGCGATATGTAGTATTGGTGCCGTTTTCGGAAGTTATCTCTATCTCAAAAAAGATAAAGAGTAACACCGAGCGTAACCGGCTGCGTAAAATAGTTGAAAGCATTAAGCCAAAGCACTTTGGTGTAATTATACGTACGGTTTCTGAAGGGAAAGGCGTTGCGGAAATGCAAAAGGACCTGCTTGATCTGGTATCAAAGTGGGAAGCTTTCATTACGCGTCTGCCGTCTATCGAGCCTGCTAAAAAAGCACTGGGTGAAATTGACCGTACTTCAACGTTATTGCGCGATATTCTAAATCCCGATTTTCAGCACATTTATGTGAACGATAACAGCATGTTCGAAGAGGTTCGCTCCTACGTTCATGAAATATCGCCAGACCTGGAGAGTATAGTAAAGTTCCACAAAAATAGTGTTCCTATATTTGAACATTATGGCATTGACAAGCAAATTAAAGGTGCTTTTGGAAAGACTGTAAACCTTGCCGGTGGAGCTTATTTGGTTATTGAACATACGGAAGCGCTGCATGTTATTGACGTAAACAGCGGAAACCGCACTGCCAGCAAAGAGAACCAGGAAGAAAATGCTTTCCAGGTCAACAAAGAAGCGGCCAAAGAAATTGCCCGCCAGCTAAGGCTGCGCGATATGGGCGGCATTGTGGTTATCGATTTTATTGATATGCACAAGCCAAATAACCGTAAAGATCTGTTTGATTATTTACGTGGTGAAATGGCGCACGACAGGGCCAAGCATACTATTTTACCGCCAAGTAAATTTGGACTGGTACAAATAACCCGCCAGCGGGTACGCCCTGAAATGAACATTGTTACCAGCGAAGTTTGCCCTACTTGTAATGGTACCGGTACCATAAGGCCAACAATTTTGTTGCTTGATGATATTGAAACCAACTTTAATTACATATTGGTAGAGCAAAACGAAAAGAACATTACACTTACTGTTCACCCATATATTGAAGCCTACATTAAACAAGGCTTTATAAACCGCCAGATGAAATGGTTTTTAAAGTATAGCCAGTGGATAAAGGTTAAAAGCAACCCTGCTTACCAGATCACTGAGTTCCATTTCTTCTCAGGCAAAGACGAGGAAATAAAGCTTTAA
- a CDS encoding alpha/beta hydrolase, whose amino-acid sequence MKKIILLFLLFPCLLKAQQVNYIERADSCFKTKDYEGAATNYDAYLDKQNPESNIIAYRAAIAWCMAGDKEKTFTALSRYVKNNALNNYYFFSEKLLKEKEFDFIKEDPRWREMITSVQKGEAKVVAQEKKEQEDVIATWKNFEAAMDVRLQLNALKLDRDIYPDLKKAFTYKSPKAYLKDNGIALFIHIDTTDVPFYVHLPADYDPAVPCPAMVVLHGAVRHSIGYGGAATFSMVYRATSEHIPLYAEKYITIYPMGTKLINWMTTESGFDMVNKIVMHLKAYLNIDDNRVELLGHSNGATGVFTYLVKSPSLYAGFYGMNTQPKVFIGGTYLQNGMTRQFYNFATDKDYYYPPQAVKTIDSLANSLGVKWHTELNKGYPHWFPSMKESQVPMAKIFEDMSTRVRDPYPKEIYFETDNVKYGTSDWLTITTLDTLSNKAAWQPDPNFKITEWLDNNDFNKTVHREEMAFYYPHKSGAIKASRQGNSIYIETSDVASFSIKLNREIIDYKQKVNVYLNGKKVFSKMLQPDRQFTLANFKEQLDRNVIWENELTFKVK is encoded by the coding sequence ATGAAGAAGATAATTTTATTATTCCTGTTATTTCCGTGTTTGCTTAAAGCACAGCAAGTGAATTACATTGAGAGGGCCGATTCTTGTTTTAAGACTAAAGACTATGAAGGTGCGGCTACTAATTACGATGCTTACCTGGATAAACAAAATCCCGAGTCAAACATAATCGCCTATCGAGCTGCCATTGCCTGGTGTATGGCCGGAGATAAGGAAAAAACTTTTACAGCTTTAAGCCGGTATGTAAAAAACAATGCATTAAACAATTATTATTTTTTTAGCGAAAAGTTACTCAAAGAAAAAGAGTTCGACTTTATAAAAGAAGATCCCAGATGGAGGGAAATGATAACATCGGTACAAAAAGGAGAGGCCAAAGTTGTTGCACAGGAAAAGAAAGAGCAGGAAGATGTAATAGCAACCTGGAAAAACTTTGAAGCAGCAATGGATGTGCGGTTGCAACTTAATGCGCTAAAATTAGACAGAGATATTTATCCGGACTTAAAAAAGGCATTCACTTATAAATCGCCAAAGGCTTATTTAAAGGATAACGGTATTGCACTATTTATTCATATTGATACCACTGATGTTCCGTTTTATGTGCATTTACCTGCTGATTACGATCCGGCTGTGCCCTGCCCGGCGATGGTTGTTTTACATGGTGCAGTCAGGCACAGTATTGGCTATGGCGGCGCAGCAACGTTTTCGATGGTTTACCGTGCAACAAGCGAGCATATTCCGCTTTATGCAGAGAAATATATTACCATTTATCCAATGGGGACAAAGCTTATTAACTGGATGACTACTGAAAGCGGTTTTGATATGGTAAATAAAATTGTAATGCACCTTAAAGCATATTTAAATATAGATGATAACCGGGTTGAGTTGCTGGGCCATTCAAACGGCGCTACCGGGGTGTTTACTTATTTGGTGAAATCACCATCGTTATATGCGGGTTTTTACGGAATGAATACCCAGCCCAAAGTGTTTATTGGCGGCACCTACTTGCAAAATGGAATGACAAGGCAGTTTTATAATTTTGCTACTGATAAGGACTATTACTATCCTCCGCAGGCCGTTAAAACTATTGATAGCCTTGCCAACTCCCTCGGGGTAAAGTGGCATACGGAGCTTAATAAAGGTTATCCGCATTGGTTCCCGTCTATGAAGGAATCACAGGTACCAATGGCTAAAATATTTGAAGACATGAGTACTCGTGTTCGCGATCCCTACCCAAAAGAGATTTACTTTGAAACAGACAACGTTAAATACGGAACGTCCGACTGGTTAACCATAACCACTTTAGATACCCTTTCAAATAAAGCAGCATGGCAACCTGATCCTAATTTTAAGATAACTGAATGGCTGGATAATAATGATTTCAATAAAACCGTTCACCGCGAAGAAATGGCTTTTTACTATCCGCACAAATCAGGTGCTATAAAAGCAAGTAGGCAAGGCAACAGTATTTACATTGAAACCAGCGATGTCGCTTCGTTCTCCATTAAACTAAACCGGGAAATAATAGATTATAAACAAAAGGTAAATGTGTATTTAAATGGGAAGAAGGTGTTTTCAAAAATGCTGCAACCTGACAGGCAATTTACACTTGCCAATTTTAAAGAACAATTGGACAGGAATGTTATTTGGGAAAATGAACTGACGTTTAAGGTAAAATAG
- the radA gene encoding DNA repair protein RadA — translation MAKSKIAYFCQSCGYESAKWLGKCPSCAQWNTFVEEILEKPNTSVPNWKTSSTTLQKANKPVQVADITFTEEDRLLTPDAEFNRVLGGGIVAGSLVLIGGEPGIGKSTLMLQLALNMPNLKVLYVSGEESERQIKMRAERLVEVGGQRSEVRDRHLGERLNKSEIEQPRSEINKGCYILTETSTQNIFKQIEALEPDLVVIDSIQTLHSAHIESTPGSVSQVRECTAELLRFAKESSTPVFLIGHITKDGMIAGPKILEHMVDTVLQFEGDRHHVYRILRTVKNRFGSSSELGIYEMLGEGLREVSNPSEILLSQRDEPLSGITISATLEGMRPMLIETQALVSISAYGTPQRTATGFDTKRMSMLLAVLEKRCGFKLGAKDVFLNITGGIRVEDPAIDLGLAVAIISSHEDIAISTKTCFAGEIGLSGEIRAVNRVEQRIAEAQKLGFEQIFISKYNLPAGGQDRKKIDLSRYKIEVRVVSNIEEVFGLLFG, via the coding sequence ATGGCTAAATCAAAAATTGCATACTTCTGTCAAAGCTGTGGGTACGAATCTGCCAAATGGCTGGGAAAATGTCCGTCATGCGCGCAATGGAACACCTTTGTTGAGGAAATACTGGAAAAGCCTAATACATCTGTCCCAAATTGGAAAACTTCGTCCACAACGCTGCAAAAGGCAAATAAGCCTGTACAAGTGGCAGATATTACTTTTACCGAAGAGGACCGGCTGTTAACACCCGATGCAGAATTTAACCGCGTTTTGGGCGGCGGTATTGTAGCGGGATCATTGGTGCTGATTGGTGGCGAACCCGGCATAGGTAAATCAACCTTGATGCTGCAGCTGGCCCTGAATATGCCAAACCTTAAAGTGCTTTATGTATCTGGCGAGGAAAGCGAGCGGCAGATAAAGATGCGGGCGGAGCGACTGGTGGAAGTTGGAGGTCAGAGATCAGAGGTTAGAGATCGGCATTTAGGAGAAAGATTAAACAAATCCGAAATCGAACAGCCGAGATCCGAAATCAATAAAGGATGCTACATATTGACCGAAACATCAACCCAAAACATATTTAAACAAATAGAAGCGTTGGAGCCTGATCTGGTGGTTATTGACTCTATCCAGACCTTGCATTCAGCTCATATCGAATCCACACCAGGCAGTGTTTCGCAGGTGCGCGAATGCACGGCTGAATTGCTGCGCTTTGCAAAAGAAAGCTCCACACCGGTATTTTTGATCGGCCATATAACTAAGGACGGCATGATAGCTGGTCCGAAGATATTGGAGCACATGGTTGATACTGTGTTGCAATTTGAAGGGGACAGGCACCATGTTTACCGCATTTTACGTACGGTAAAAAATAGGTTCGGTTCATCATCTGAACTGGGGATCTATGAAATGCTTGGCGAGGGACTCAGGGAGGTATCAAATCCCTCCGAGATCCTGCTTTCACAACGTGATGAACCATTAAGCGGTATTACTATTAGTGCCACTTTAGAGGGCATGCGCCCCATGCTGATTGAAACCCAGGCGCTGGTGAGTATCTCCGCCTATGGCACGCCGCAACGTACCGCAACGGGCTTTGATACCAAACGCATGAGCATGTTGCTGGCTGTGCTTGAAAAACGCTGCGGCTTTAAGCTTGGTGCCAAGGATGTGTTTTTAAATATAACCGGTGGTATAAGAGTTGAAGACCCAGCTATTGACCTGGGGCTGGCGGTCGCCATTATTTCTTCACACGAGGACATTGCTATTTCTACAAAAACCTGTTTTGCCGGTGAAATTGGTTTATCAGGCGAGATTCGTGCTGTTAACCGCGTGGAACAACGCATTGCAGAAGCACAAAAATTAGGATTTGAACAGATCTTTATCTCTAAATATAATTTGCCCGCCGGTGGGCAGGACAGGAAGAAAATAGACCTTTCGCGTTATAAAATTGAGGTGAGGGTGGTAAGCAATATTGAAGAGGTATTTGGGCTGTTGTTTGGGTGA